Below is a window of Veillonella rodentium DNA.
AAGAACCTTACCAGGTCTTGACATTGATGGACAGAACCAGAGATGGTTCCTCTTCTTCGGAAGCCAGAAAACAGGTGGTGCACGGTTGTCGTCAGCTCGTGTCGTGAGATGTTGGGTTAAGTCCCGCAACGAGCGCAACCCTTATCTTATGTTGCCAGCACGTAATGGTGGGAACTCATGAGAGACTGCCGCAGACAATGCGGAGGAAGGCGGGGATGACGTCAAATCATCATGCCCCTTATGACCTGGGCTACACACGTACTACAATGGGAGTCAATAGACGGAAGCGAAGCCGCGAGGTGGAGCGAACCCGAGAAACACTCTCTCAGTTCGGATCGTAGGCTGCAACTCGCCTACGTGAAGTCGGAATCGCTAGTAATCGCAGGTCAGCATACTGCGGTGAATACGTTCCCGGGCCTTGTACACACCGCCCGTCACACCACGAAAGTCGGAAGTACCCAAAGCCGGTGGGGTAACCTTCGGGAGCCAGCCGTCTAAGGTAAAGTCGATGATTGGGGTGAAGTCGTAACAAGGTAGCCGTATCGGAAGGTGCGGCTGGATCACCTCCTTTCTAGGGAGACATACACCGGGCCGAGCGCCCGGATGTCACTTAGGTCGACACTTTGGCGGGTAAGTAGACGTAGCATAAGCGCTAGCTGTACTTACTACTTATCATTGTTCGGTTTTGAGAGATCTGTTATCTACAAGATAATGATTTCTTATAATATTCAATGGGCCTATAGCTCAGCTGGTTAGAGCGCACGCCTGATAAGCGTGAGGTCGGTGGTTCGAGTCCACCTAGGCCCACCATTGAAACATGGGGGCGTAGCTCAGTTGGGAGAGCACCTGCCTTGCAAGCAGGGGGTCAGGAGTTCGAATCTCCTCGTCTCCACCATTTAGTATTTATTTATTAAATACTAAACTGACTCAATGGTAAGTCAGTTACAATTTAATAGATTTCGATGGCTATCCGGGCACATGAGATGAACGACGTCGCCGCGTAATGGTAATTACGCAGGACAAGTGAAGCGAATGCAACGACGATAGACGCGAAATATATGAATTGTTTGTTCTTTGAAAACTGCATAGAAGAATTAATATATATTTGTAAGGTCATCTCTTAGAATTTCTAAGTAGGTTGACCCGAGCACATAGGAAATAATTCTCTGACTTAATTGGTGACGTACATGTAAAATGTACGGCTATAAATGAACGACAATGTATCTAATGCATGTCAATGAAATCTAAGAATAGATTTTCGTCAGAATTGGATGGATAACGAGGTGTGCCAGTGAGGTGATGTCGCCGCGTACTCATGTACGCAAGACAAGCCGAACGCAGCACAACGAAGTTAGCCGCAAATTATGGCGTAAAATAAGTAAAGATTTTAAGGGCGTACGGTGGATGCCTTGGCGATATCAGCCGAAGAAGGACGCGGTAAGCTGCGAAAAGCTACGGAGAGGTGCAAGCAACCTTTGACCCGTAGGTATCCGAATGGGGGAACCCGGCAGTGGTTATGCACTGTCACCCATACCTTTGAGTATGAGGAGGGCACCCGGGGAACTGAAACATCTAATTACCCGGAGGAAGAGTAATCAAACGAGATTTTCTCAGTAGCGGCGAGCGAACGGGAAAGAGGCCAAACCGGAGCGGGCAACCGCACCGGGGTTGAGGACAGTCATCAAGTGTAAATGAGGTAGAAGAATCGAGCTGGAACGCTCAGCCGTAGAAGGTGAAAGCCCTGTAATCGAAACCTTGCATGCACGGGACTGTATCCGGAGTACCACGAGACACGTGAAACCTTGTGGGAAGCAGGGGGGACCACCCTCCAAGCCAAAATACTGATATCGACCGATAGCGCATAGTACCGTGAGGGAAAGGTGAAAAGAACCCCTGGCGGGGAGTGAAAGAGAACCTGAAACCGTATGTCTACAAACAGTCGAAGTCTGTATATATATCAGGACGACGGCGTGCCTATTGAAGAATGAACCGACGAGTTACTGTTGCTAGCGAGGTTAAGTGGAAAACATGGAGCCGCAGCGAAAGCGAGTCTGAACAGGGCGTTCAGTTAGTAATAGTAGACCCGAAACCGTAGTGATCTATCCATGGCCAGGTTGAAGCACAGGTAAAATTGTGTGGAGGACCGAACTCGTGAGCGTTGAAAAGCTTTGGGATGAGTTGTGGATAGGGGTGAAATGCCAATCGAACACGGAGATAGCTGGTTCTCCCCGAAATAGCTTTAGGGCTAGCCTCGAGGTAGAGAGTATAGGCGGTAGAGCACTGATCGGGCTAGGGGCCATACCGGTTACCGAACCTAGTCAAACTACGAATGGCTATACTTATACTCGGGAGTCAGACAGTGAATGATAAGGTCCATTGTCAAGAGGGAAACAGCCCAGAACACCGACTAAGGTCCCCAATGTTACACTAAGTGGCGAAGGATGTGGAGTTTCCAAAACAACCAGGATGTTGGCTTAGAAGCAGCCACCATTTAAAGAGTGCGTAATAGCTCACTGGTCGAGAGACTCTGCGCCGAAAATGTCCGGGGCTAAAGTGTAAAACCGAAGTCGTGTCATATGCAGCAATGTATATGGGTAGGGGAGCGTTCTCATCGGATAGAAGCAGTACCGGAAGGAGCTGTGGACCGGTGAGAAGTGAGAATGTCGGTATGAGTAGCGAAAAGAATGGTGAGAATCCATTCCACCGAAAGCCTAAGGGTTCCTGAGCAACGATCGTCGACTCAGGGTAAGTCGGGACCTAAGCCGAGGCGGAAAAGCATAGGCGATGGACAACAGGTTGAGATTCCTGTACCGGTGTGAATTGTTTGATCGATGGAGTGACACAGTAAGGTAGGTCAGCACGCGATTGGAAGAGCGTGTTTAAGCAGGTAGGTTGAGTGATAGGCAAATCCGTCACTCTGAAAGCTGAGATGTGATGACGAGTGACTAGCAATAGTCGCGAAGTGATTGATCCTAGACTGTCGAGAAAAGCTTCTAGGTAGAGACACACTGCCCGTACCAAAACCGACACAGGTAGGCGGGGAGAGAATCCTAAGGTGCGCGGGAAAACCCTCGTTAAGGAACTCGGCAAAATGCCTCCGTAACTTCGGGAAAAGGAGGACTCATGTAGTGTGAAGAGCAGAAGCGCTCGGAGCATGAATGAGTGGCACAAGAGAGGCGCAAGCGACTGTTTACCACAAACACAGGTGCCTGCTAAAGCGAAAGCTGACGTATAGGTGCTGACACCTGCCCGGTGCTGGAAGGTTAAGAGGAGGGGTTAGACTTCGGTCGAAGCTCTGAATTGAAGCCCCAGTAAACGGCGGCCGTAACTATAACGGTCCTAAGGTAGCGAAATTCCTTGTCGGGTAAGTTCCGACCCGCACGAAAGGTGTAACGACTTGCGCACTGTCTCAACGAGGGACCCGGTGAAATTGAAGTACCTGTGAAGATGCAGGTTACCCGCGACTGGACAGAAAGACCCCATGGAGCTTTACTGCAACCTAAGATTGAACTTAGTTAATGAATGTACAGGATAGGTGGGAGACGGAGAATCTAGGGCGCCAGTCTTAGAGGAGTCGCTGTTGGGATACCACCCTTTGATTAATTGATTTCTAACGGGCCGAGTAACGACCGGCCGGACAGTCTTAGGTGGGCAGTTTGACTGGGGCGGTCGCCTCCAAAAGAGTAACGGAGGCGCCCAAAGGTTCCCTCAGAGCGGACGGAAATCGCTCGAAGAGTGTAAAGGCAGAAGGGAGCTTGACTGCGAGACGGACAGGTCGAGCAGGGACGAAAGTCGGGCTTAGTGATCCGGTGGTGCCGAGTGGAAGGGCCATCGCTCAACGGATAAAAGCTACCCTGGGGATAACAGGCTAATCTCTCCCAAGAGTCCATATCGACGGGGAGGTTTGGCACCTCGATGTCGGCTCATCACATCCTGGGGCTGAAGTAGGTCCCAAGGGTTCGGCTGTTCGCCGATTAAAGTGGTACGTGAGCTGGGTTCAGAACGTCGTGAGACAGTTCGGTCCCTATCCATCGCGGGCGTAAGAAACTTGAAGGGGGCTGCTCCTAGTACGAGAGGACCGGAGTGGACGAACCGCTGGTGTACCAATTATCCTGCCAAGGGTACAGTTGGGTAGCTACGTTCGGGACGGATAAACGCTGAAAGCATCTAAGCGTGAAACCAGCCTTGAGATGAGGTTTCTCATAGCGTAAGCTAGTAAGATCCCATGTAGACGACATGGTAGATAGGCCAGGTGTGGAAGAGCCGTGAGGCTTGGAGCTGACTGGTACTAATCGATCGAGGGCTTTACTTAAGCAGCGTAAAACACAATTAAGCAGAAATGTGCAACAAATACATATGACTTCTATGTGGTTTTCAGAGTACAAACTCTGACAGATTCAGTGGCGATAGCTATGAGGATCCACCTGTTCCCATCCCGAACACAGTAGTTAAGCTCATAAACGCCGAAAGTACTTGGCTGGAGACGGCCCGGGAGGATAGGAAGTCGCTGATTGAAGTAAAGGCACACCTAAGGGTGTGTCTTTTTTTGTGTACGACGTCCTATCCTCCCGGGGTATCCGGTAAGCAGGGCAGTAGAAGATGGAGGAGTGAAACGACGACAGATTCACTGCATCGCTTAGTTCGGAGCGTAAGAGTTACCATGTAGCGAAGCTACATAGGGAACTCCACAGAGACGAACACCCAGTATCCTGGAGGGAAAAACCGTACATAAGGACTCGCTGATTGAAGTAAAGGCACACCTGAGGGTGTGTCTTTTTTTGTGTTTACTCCTAATTCATAAGGATTCTTATTGAAAAAACAGGTTCAAGTATGGTATTCTCGATACGTATCTAAATGATGGGAGTGATAAAAACTATGTATAAGTATGGCATAGGATGTATTAAGAATATAGTATTCGCCTGTTTAATTGTTATTGCTTTATTAGCCGCGGCAATCGGTATCATGTGGGGCATATCAACCGATTATAAAATTTATGGCGTGCCGGTTCTTAATTATCATCAGGTGAATGATGAGAAACAGTCGTCGCTGACTGTGAAAGTAGATGAATTTCATCGTCAAATGGTGTATCTCCATGATCATGGATATCACACGATAACTTTGGATGAGCTTTATGATTATGTAGAAAAGGGGACGGCCTTACCGGATAAGCCGATTGTGCTTACCTTTGATGATGGATATATTGATAATTACAATAATGTATTGCCTATTTTAAAAGAATATAATATGAAGGCGACTCTTTTTATGATCAGTGATGCAGTAAATACAGATCGATTTTTAAGTATCGATGAACTACATAAAATGGAGGCAGGCGGTTTTGATATACAAGGACATACAAATCATCACAAGGTGTTAACACATGTGGATCTTACTCAATTACCTGATGAAATTGGTGGAGGTAAAACGACGCTAGAGACCATATTAGGCGAGCCGGTAAGATACTTAGCGTATCCGGGCGGATTTAATAATGGTATTGTTCAACATGTTACAAAGACATCGGGATATAAGATGGCTTTCACGGTTCAACCGGGGACTGTAAAATCGGGGGATAATTTATATGCATTGCCAAGACTCGCCGTATTTGAAGGTGATACGACTTATTTATCATTTTTATTGCGCCTACATTGTGCGCCGTTTATTCAATATACATGGGGGTTGCGCGATACATTGCGTGACAAGGGATGGATTCAGCTGGCCTCATTAGTTCCATTATTTTAGGAGGAGTTATGTCTCAAGAAGTTGTAGTAAGACCGTTACGTGTTGCAGTATTGACTGTTTCAGATACACGCACATTGGAAACCGATAAGGGCGGTAATAAGGTACAGGAATACTTAGAAAATGCCAATCATATTGTTGCGGCGCGACGAATTGTTATCGATGACTATAATGAAATTCGTAATGCCATGATTCCCTGGTGTGATGATGAAAGTATCGATGTCATCATATCTACAGGCGGTACAGGTATTGCCAAACGAGATGTCACGATTGAGGCTGCTAACAGTTTATATGAAAAGCATATTCCCGGGTTTGGTGAGATTTTCAGATTCTTATCCTATACGGAGGATATCGGTACAAAGGCTATGGCGTCTCGGGCAGAGGCGGGAGTCAATAATCATACTCTTATATTTTCTGTACCCGGATCCGTAGGGGCGGTTACATTGGCTATGGGAAAACTGATTATTCCTGAAATGGCTCATTTGGTGAGAGAAATAACTAAATAATGAGTTAATCATGAAAAAAGAAAAACAATACCATTGCAGTATTGTTTTCTTTCATTTATACTAGTCTTAGTAATACGTAAGTCCGTGTGTATAAGAAAGGAGATTATATGAAGTTAAATCAGGCCACGGATTATGCATTTCGTATGGTTTTACATATGTCTTTGTTATCTCCTGGAGAAAAGGTAACAGGTGCTGTGTTGGCCGAGAGGGAGTTGATTCCCGAACGGTTTTTGCTCAAAATTATGCGTAGTCTTATTGCAGCAGGGATTATGAGATCCTTCCGCGGTGTGGATGGCGGGTTTGCACTTAATCGTGAACCTCAAAATATTTCATTGCTCGATGTGATTAGAGCGGTAGAAGGGGATGCGTATTTACAACAATGTTTATATGATATGGGTTCATGTTCAAAGTCTTGTAGGGGACGTTGTGCTATTAATGAAGCGATGGGAATCATTCAACATCAACTAATAGATCAATTAGAAGGGGTTAATTTTTACCAGTTAGCTGAGCGAGAGGCGGTTATATTGCAGGAATTACAACCACTTTCACAAGTACAATGATGTAAGTTTTGAAATCGATGAGCTCATCAAGTGATGGTAGGAATTTAATTCTAAGGAGGAAAACAGATGTTTGAGGCTGTAGATTTAGCTCGATTGCAATTTGCGCTAACATCTATTTATCACTGGTTATTCGTGCCTTTTACGATAGGTATGACAGTGATTGTAGCTATTTTAGAGTGGACCTATGTGGCCACCGGTAAAGAAGTATATAAAAAAATGGCAAAGTTCTGGGGCAAATTATTCCTTATTAACTTTGCTATGGGGGTTGTGACGGGTATTGTTCAGGAGTTCCACTTCGGTATGAACTGGGCGGAATACTCTCGTTTTATGGGCGATATTTTCGGTGCTCCGTTAGCACTTGAAGCATTAATGGCATTTTTTTTGGAATCTACATTTATGGGCGCGTGGATCTTCGGTTGGGACCGTTTAAATAAAAGGGTTCATGCTTTTGTAGCTACCTTGGTAGCGTTGGGGACAAGTTTATCCGCATTTTGGATTCTCGTAGCAAATTCTTTTATGCAACATCCTGTAGGGTATGTGCTTCGCAATGGACGTGTAGAGATGGAGGATTTTTTTGCCATCATTCAAAACGGTTATGTGCCGGGGCAATTCTTCCATATCGTATTTAATGGTTTGTTAACTGCCGGTATAATCATCATGTCCATCAGTGCATGGCATTTATTGCGTAACAATGCCACTGATTTTTATCGCAAGTCTGCTAAATGGGGCATGATTTTCGCCTTTGTATTCGGGACATTGGGGGCCTTGGCCGGTCACCATCAGGGGCAATATGTTACAAAGGTACAGCCGATGAAAATGGCGGCGATGGAAGCGTTATGGGAAACACAGGATCCGGCTCCGTTTTCGTTGGTTGCCAATATCGATGTAAAGAAACAGAAAAATACAAGTGCCATTGAAATTCCCGGCGGCTTGTCTTTCTTGACTCAAAATTCATTCACTTCCGGCAAGGTGGAAGGAATTAAAGAATTACAGGCTAAGTCAGAGGCTCAATATGGACCTGGTAACTACATCCCGGATGTACGAGCTGTTTTCTGGACATTCCGTATTATGGTCGCTACCGGTTCTCTCATGTTGCTTGTTGCTTTCGTCGGGCTTATACTCAATGCGAAGAATAAGCTTGTAGGAAATCGCATCTTCTTAAAAATTATGTTCTGGATGTTACCGCTGCCGTTTATCGCGCATTCCACGGGATGGTTCGTAGCGGAAGCGGGCCGTCAACCATGGATTGTATATGGGTTACAACTCACTGCAGACGGCGCATCTAAAGCTGTAACGGCAGGTGAAATTTTGACGACGATTATCGGGTTTACTCTTATGTATCTTTTAGCGGCTATTGCGGCTATTTATCTTGCTGTAGAGCATATTAAAAAAGGTCCGGAAGGTAATCCGTCTCATAATGTGGTTGAAAAAGAGGAGGCGCGACTATGGAACTGATTTGGAATAACCTTGAGGTGGTATGGTTCATCTTAATTACCATACTGTTTGCAGGCTTCTTCTTGTTAGAAGGTTTTGACTATGGAACAGGAATTCTGTTGCCGGTCATCGGTAAAACTGACGTGGAACGTCGTCAAATGATTAATGCGCTAGGCCCTATATGGGATGGCAATGAAGTATGGATGATTACTGCTGGCGGTGCGTTGTTTGCGTCCTTCCCGCATGTGTATGCTACATTATTCAGTGGATTTTATCTGGTGCTATTTTTGATGCTTGCTATGCTTATTATTCGCGGCATATCTTTTGAATTCCGCTCTAAAAGTCCTAACTTATTATGGCGTAAGACCTTTGATTACTGCATCTTCTTCGGTTCATTGATTCCTGCACTATTGTGGGGCGTTACGGTAGGAAACTTGATTCAAGGTACACCGATTGATGGTAGTATGACATATGTGGGCACATTTCTTGATTTATTAAGCCCATATACCATTCTTTGTGGCATTGCATTTATTTTAGTATTTACATATCATGGTGGTTTATTTACATCTATTAAGACTGCCGGGCCTATATCTGAACGTGCCCGGGCTGCGTCATTAGTAGTAGGTGTTCCGGCGGCTATTGGTGCATTGGCATTAGTGATAGCTACTTATGTATATACTGATTTGTTTAACTCTGTATTGGCTACTATTTGTTTTACACTAACGGTTTTGTTTTTTCTTATTTCCTGGGGAGCTACACGTACTCGCAATACAAAATGGGGCTTTATATTTAGTTCTTTGTCTGTTATTTCTGTAACGATTGCGTATTTCTCCGGCTTATTCCCTCGTATTATGGTTTCGTCCTTGAATCCTGAGTGGAGCTTAACAATTTCTAATGCGGCAAACTCTACATATACATTGGCATTAATGACTTGCGTAGCATTCGTATTTGTACCGATTATTTTGGTTTACCAATCCTGGGTATATTGGATATTCCGTCATCGTGTAACAGAAAAAGATTTACATTACTAATCGGATAGAATTTTAGTATTCAAAGTTCATATCATCTGAATCATGAAAATTAGTATTCATTGTGAGGCGTGCTGTAGCGGCACGTCTCTTTTTTGTGGTAAGATGAGTGTAATATTGATAAAATTAGATTCAATTTAGAATTAGTACTTTTAAAAGGGATATTATATGATACAACGTACCGCATTAAAGGCGTTACTCGAGCATAAGGGGTCATTCTTTTTACTCGGGATGACATGTTTTATTGAAAGTCTCGCCATAGTTACACAGGCATGGTTTTTTGCTGTTTTACTTAATAATTTTATATTTTTGGAGCATTCAGTTCAGGATGAACATGATACTTTGATTTATTTAGGGATTGCCATTATATGTCGTTTGGGTTCTTATTATTTACAGGAGACGCTAGCATTGAGACTGGGGAACTCCGTGAAAGCATCTTTTCGTGCTCACGCATTACGACATATGTTTCAGCTCGGCGTGCAGCAGAAAGAGCGACATGGCGATGTCATTCATATGATTACAGATGGCTTAGAGCAGGTGGATGCCTATGTGGTTCGTTATATTCCGCAAATTCTCTATGCCATCATGATTCCACTTGTGATGGGAATTGCCATTGTGAATACGATGCCGATTATCGGTATTCTTCTTATCATAACCGTTCCGTTGATTCCGTTTTTTATGATCCTGATCGGGAAGCAGGCAGATCGCCTCAACAAGGAACAGTGGGAACGTATGAGCTTGTTATCAGGCCATTTCCTTGATGTGTTACAAGGTATTACGACATTGAAGCTGTTTGGTCGTGCAAAAGAGCAAATTCAGGTTATAGCCCGTTTATCTCGAGAATTCAAAGATTCCACGCTGCGCGTGTTGCGTGTCGCTTTTTTGTCAGCATTAGTGCTTGAATTAGTGAGCACCATCAGCACCGCTTTGATCGCTGTCTATTTAGGCTTAACCCTGCTGGATGGAGGCGTCGCTTTTTTGCCGGCATTTTTTATTTTACTGTTGGCACCGGAGTTTTATACACCTTTCAGACAGTTGGGGGCGGCCTTTCATACAGGGATGGCAGGAAAGACGTCTATACTTAAATACGAAGAATTCATGGCATCTCAATCACTTTTACCAAGAGGTGGATCTCAATGTATTGATGAGCCGCTACAAGATATTTCAATTGATGGATTAACCTTTACCTATGGAGAGGGTAAAAACGGTGTACACCATATATCTTTACAGGCTCATCGTGATAAATCTGTCATGCTTGTCGGTGAAAGTGGTGCAGGTAAATCTACAGTTGCTCATATTATAGGCGGATTCTTAAAGGCCCCGACAGGTACGGTTTTCGTTGATGGTTATGATATGACGGAGTTGGATATCGACTGGTGGCGTCGACAAGTTATTTATGTATCTCAACGGCCTCATCTTATGAAAGGAACTTTGCGTGAGATTTTATCTTTTGGCCTAGATGTCAGTGATGAGGATATTTTAAATGCTTGTAAAGAGGTGGCGTTAATCGATGTAATCAAACGTAAACCGGAAGGTCTCGATACGATTATCGGTGAAGGCGGTGCAGGTCTTAGCGGTGGTGAGCGACAGCGGGTAGCCCTAGCGCGTGCATTTTTACGACAGGGACAAATTCTTATTCTAGATGAAGTGACGGCTCACTTGGATGTGAAAACAGAATCTATAATCAGTCGTGCCGTTCAACGCCTGATGAAGGGGAAAATCGTCATCCTCATCGGACATCGATTGCAGACAATGCACTGGGCATCGTCTCTTTATGTGTTGAAAGACGGACACATTATCCAACAGGGGACCTATGATGAACTCATCAATACTGATGGATATTTTAAGGAGTTGGTATCGGCAGGAACAGGAAAACTTGATATAGCTTCGAGCGGAACATCTGTTGATGCTGGCAAATCAGAGGATACCGTTTCGGGAGCTTTCACATTGTATGAATCTGGCTATACAGGATCCGAGAATGTGCCGGCTGGCCAATCGGCACATCCGTCGCTTCGTGCTGAATCGATGTACGGGGATGACACACTACGTGAAAAAAGTTTGGAGAGAAGGGGCGCTGGATCGTTTATTGATTTACAAGGCTGGAAGCTGTTATTTTCTGTTCTTGGACCTGCTAAATGGTCCATGGTACTTGCTTTGATTTTTACATTCTTTACGGTTTTTATGAATGTAGGCCTTCTCAGTGTATCCGCTTGGTTACTGGCTTCTGCCGCATTACAGCCGGATATAACATATTTGAGCCTTGCTATCGTCGGTGTCCGCTCCTTCGGCATCAGTCGTGCCGTGTGTCGATATTTTGAACGATATACAACGCATCGCATGGCGTTTCAGGGCTTATACGGATTGCGCCTCTGGTTTTATAAAAGGTTGGAGCCGCTTGCACCGGCGATTTTGAAACGCATCGGAGCGGGCGATATGTTAGGTCGTATTATGGGGGATATTGAAGTATTACAATTTTTCTATTTGCGTACCTTAATTCCGCCGATAGCTGCTATCGGCTTGACCGCATTAGTAGCGTACGGTGCTTTTACAATCAGTCCTGGCCTGTTATGGCCCGTTCTGATAGCTGCAGTCGTGACGGGGATTATATTACCAATAGTTGTATATGGTTATAATCAAAAAAATTTACGTGTAATTGCACCGCAGCAGGGAGAATATAAGGCTCTGCTTAGCGATACAATGGACAGTTTGGAGGATATCATCAGTTACGGCAATGAAAATCTTGTGTATGAACGAATTCAATTCATGATGACTGCGGTTGATGACTGTAAGTCATCCATAGATAACGATATGAATCGTGGAAATACGGTTTTTATCGCGTGCATACAGTTAACAGTTATCATAGTGGCCTGTATGGCGGCACATGTGTTATCGGGACCTTATGCGAGCGTCATGGTAGCCGTAGCGGCTATCGGTGTTCAGGCATGGTTTGAATCATTGCAGCCGATGATAGCCGCTGTTCATCACGGTGCTGAAAGCCGGATTGCGACGAATCGTTTATTAGAGCTAGAGCAGGAGAGACCTCCTGTAATCGAAACTGTACAGCCGGAGCTAATTGATACGATAGAGCATATACATTTTAAAGACGTATCCTTTGCGTATGATGCATATAACAATATTTATGAAAATCTTGATTTGTACATCCCTAAAGGGCAATCTGTAGCGATTGTCGGGGCCAGCGGCTCCGGCA
It encodes the following:
- a CDS encoding MogA/MoaB family molybdenum cofactor biosynthesis protein, with the translated sequence MSQEVVVRPLRVAVLTVSDTRTLETDKGGNKVQEYLENANHIVAARRIVIDDYNEIRNAMIPWCDDESIDVIISTGGTGIAKRDVTIEAANSLYEKHIPGFGEIFRFLSYTEDIGTKAMASRAEAGVNNHTLIFSVPGSVGAVTLAMGKLIIPEMAHLVREITK
- a CDS encoding cytochrome ubiquinol oxidase subunit I, with protein sequence MFEAVDLARLQFALTSIYHWLFVPFTIGMTVIVAILEWTYVATGKEVYKKMAKFWGKLFLINFAMGVVTGIVQEFHFGMNWAEYSRFMGDIFGAPLALEALMAFFLESTFMGAWIFGWDRLNKRVHAFVATLVALGTSLSAFWILVANSFMQHPVGYVLRNGRVEMEDFFAIIQNGYVPGQFFHIVFNGLLTAGIIIMSISAWHLLRNNATDFYRKSAKWGMIFAFVFGTLGALAGHHQGQYVTKVQPMKMAAMEALWETQDPAPFSLVANIDVKKQKNTSAIEIPGGLSFLTQNSFTSGKVEGIKELQAKSEAQYGPGNYIPDVRAVFWTFRIMVATGSLMLLVAFVGLILNAKNKLVGNRIFLKIMFWMLPLPFIAHSTGWFVAEAGRQPWIVYGLQLTADGASKAVTAGEILTTIIGFTLMYLLAAIAAIYLAVEHIKKGPEGNPSHNVVEKEEARLWN
- the cydD gene encoding thiol reductant ABC exporter subunit CydD — protein: MIQRTALKALLEHKGSFFLLGMTCFIESLAIVTQAWFFAVLLNNFIFLEHSVQDEHDTLIYLGIAIICRLGSYYLQETLALRLGNSVKASFRAHALRHMFQLGVQQKERHGDVIHMITDGLEQVDAYVVRYIPQILYAIMIPLVMGIAIVNTMPIIGILLIITVPLIPFFMILIGKQADRLNKEQWERMSLLSGHFLDVLQGITTLKLFGRAKEQIQVIARLSREFKDSTLRVLRVAFLSALVLELVSTISTALIAVYLGLTLLDGGVAFLPAFFILLLAPEFYTPFRQLGAAFHTGMAGKTSILKYEEFMASQSLLPRGGSQCIDEPLQDISIDGLTFTYGEGKNGVHHISLQAHRDKSVMLVGESGAGKSTVAHIIGGFLKAPTGTVFVDGYDMTELDIDWWRRQVIYVSQRPHLMKGTLREILSFGLDVSDEDILNACKEVALIDVIKRKPEGLDTIIGEGGAGLSGGERQRVALARAFLRQGQILILDEVTAHLDVKTESIISRAVQRLMKGKIVILIGHRLQTMHWASSLYVLKDGHIIQQGTYDELINTDGYFKELVSAGTGKLDIASSGTSVDAGKSEDTVSGAFTLYESGYTGSENVPAGQSAHPSLRAESMYGDDTLREKSLERRGAGSFIDLQGWKLLFSVLGPAKWSMVLALIFTFFTVFMNVGLLSVSAWLLASAALQPDITYLSLAIVGVRSFGISRAVCRYFERYTTHRMAFQGLYGLRLWFYKRLEPLAPAILKRIGAGDMLGRIMGDIEVLQFFYLRTLIPPIAAIGLTALVAYGAFTISPGLLWPVLIAAVVTGIILPIVVYGYNQKNLRVIAPQQGEYKALLSDTMDSLEDIISYGNENLVYERIQFMMTAVDDCKSSIDNDMNRGNTVFIACIQLTVIIVACMAAHVLSGPYASVMVAVAAIGVQAWFESLQPMIAAVHHGAESRIATNRLLELEQERPPVIETVQPELIDTIEHIHFKDVSFAYDAYNNIYENLDLYIPKGQSVAIVGASGSGKTTLFNMLERLYDYGGSIDIGKHELKHLAIDAWRELLGTITQDTYIFHASLKDNIRLARPSASDDDIDRTIKRASLQAVVNRLPRGLDTIIGSGGYGLSGGERQRVALARLFLRNPQLVLLDEPLEGLDQVTRRSLHTDLMKYIEGRTCLYITHQLEGLEKMDRIIFMDQGQIVEDGTYDELIASEGRFYEYCYLSMARIG
- a CDS encoding polysaccharide deacetylase family protein; this translates as MYKYGIGCIKNIVFACLIVIALLAAAIGIMWGISTDYKIYGVPVLNYHQVNDEKQSSLTVKVDEFHRQMVYLHDHGYHTITLDELYDYVEKGTALPDKPIVLTFDDGYIDNYNNVLPILKEYNMKATLFMISDAVNTDRFLSIDELHKMEAGGFDIQGHTNHHKVLTHVDLTQLPDEIGGGKTTLETILGEPVRYLAYPGGFNNGIVQHVTKTSGYKMAFTVQPGTVKSGDNLYALPRLAVFEGDTTYLSFLLRLHCAPFIQYTWGLRDTLRDKGWIQLASLVPLF
- the cydB gene encoding cytochrome d ubiquinol oxidase subunit II, whose protein sequence is MELIWNNLEVVWFILITILFAGFFLLEGFDYGTGILLPVIGKTDVERRQMINALGPIWDGNEVWMITAGGALFASFPHVYATLFSGFYLVLFLMLAMLIIRGISFEFRSKSPNLLWRKTFDYCIFFGSLIPALLWGVTVGNLIQGTPIDGSMTYVGTFLDLLSPYTILCGIAFILVFTYHGGLFTSIKTAGPISERARAASLVVGVPAAIGALALVIATYVYTDLFNSVLATICFTLTVLFFLISWGATRTRNTKWGFIFSSLSVISVTIAYFSGLFPRIMVSSLNPEWSLTISNAANSTYTLALMTCVAFVFVPIILVYQSWVYWIFRHRVTEKDLHY
- a CDS encoding RrF2 family transcriptional regulator — translated: MKLNQATDYAFRMVLHMSLLSPGEKVTGAVLAERELIPERFLLKIMRSLIAAGIMRSFRGVDGGFALNREPQNISLLDVIRAVEGDAYLQQCLYDMGSCSKSCRGRCAINEAMGIIQHQLIDQLEGVNFYQLAEREAVILQELQPLSQVQ